One window from the genome of Xenorhabdus bovienii SS-2004 encodes:
- the modA gene encoding molybdate ABC transporter substrate-binding protein, with product MKKSLYQLLTGAVVYFALVGNSWSAEKVTVFAAASLTNALNDIAVQYKKEQQGDIVASYASSSTLARQIEHGAPADIFVSADQQWMDYVAGKKLIADNTRHTLLGNQLVLIAPKESKLDKIDIDRETKWKSLLADGRLAVGDPDHVPVGIYAKESLQSLGAWEVVNPLMARTNNVRSGMALVERAEVPLGIVYGSDAVASKKVKVVGIFPSESHKPVEYPIAIIKGHENQAVRDFYDYLKTPEAAVIFKHYGFSPL from the coding sequence ATGAAAAAGAGCCTGTACCAATTGTTGACAGGGGCTGTGGTTTATTTTGCGCTGGTTGGGAATAGCTGGAGTGCAGAAAAAGTGACCGTTTTTGCGGCAGCGTCATTGACCAATGCACTTAACGATATTGCCGTTCAGTACAAAAAAGAACAACAGGGTGACATTGTTGCCTCTTATGCCTCATCGTCAACACTGGCACGTCAGATTGAGCATGGCGCCCCCGCTGATATCTTTGTTTCTGCTGATCAGCAATGGATGGACTATGTCGCAGGCAAAAAACTGATTGCTGACAATACTCGTCATACTTTGTTAGGTAATCAACTTGTCTTGATTGCACCCAAAGAGAGCAAGCTGGATAAAATCGACATCGATCGAGAAACAAAATGGAAATCTCTGCTGGCAGATGGGCGTCTGGCTGTAGGTGATCCCGATCATGTCCCTGTCGGCATTTATGCCAAAGAGTCGCTGCAATCTCTGGGAGCATGGGAAGTGGTCAATCCACTGATGGCACGTACTAACAATGTACGTAGTGGTATGGCGCTGGTAGAGCGGGCAGAAGTACCGTTGGGAATTGTCTATGGTTCTGATGCCGTTGCCAGCAAGAAAGTGAAAGTAGTCGGTATATTCCCATCAGAGAGTCATAAACCAGTGGAATATCCTATCGCAATTATTAAAGGTCATGAAAATCAGGCCGTCCGTGATTTTTATGATTATCTCAAAACCCCTGAAGCCGCAGTCATTTTCAAACACTATGGTTTCAGTCCACTGTAG
- a CDS encoding AcrZ family multidrug efflux pump-associated protein, with protein MFELIGSMAFALIMVPVVMALILGLIYGLGAVFNVISKTGNTERQP; from the coding sequence ATGTTTGAGTTGATTGGAAGTATGGCGTTTGCGTTGATCATGGTTCCTGTTGTGATGGCACTGATTTTGGGGCTGATTTACGGGCTTGGCGCAGTGTTCAACGTTATTTCCAAAACAGGAAATACCGAACGGCAGCCTTGA